The genomic stretch CGAAGTCGGAGCGCACCAAGCTACGCATCCAGCAGGCTGCCGCGAGACTGTTCGCGTCCCGATCCTTCGAGACGGTCAGTACTCGCGCCATCGCCAAGGAAGCCGGGGTCGACGCCGCTCTGATCCACCACTACTTCGGTTCGAAGGAGGGTCTGTTCCAGGCGGTACTGAACGCCGCCATCCGCCCGGAGCAGCTGGAGGCACTGGTCGTCTCGGAATCGCCCGAGGACTGGGGACGGCAGCTGGTGCGGGCCGCCGACAAGGTCTGGACCTCACCCGCTGCCCCCGCTCTGAAGGCGGTGGTACGGCGGGTCCTGGTGGGCCACGAGGGGATGCTGCGCGAATTCGTCACACGCTCCCTGCTCAACAGATTCCTCTCCCACATCAAAGGTCCCGAAACGGAACGACGACTCCGGGCCTCCCTGATCGGATCCCAGATGTCAGGACTGGTGATCGCGCGCCACATCGTCGGCATCGAACCGCTGGCGAGCCTTTCCAGCGACGAAGTCGCCGACTTGATCGGACCCGTGCTCCAGCACTACATCACGGGATCACTACACAAGGACTCGCTGTGAATACTGCCGTCACCCCTGTCACCAGGGATGATTCCTGACATGGAGCGGTCATGCCGACTCTGCATGGTGTAACACCACCGTTACGATGACGGAAGATCTGAGCAATCTGGGACCCCTAGGGTAGTCCCAGTTCACAACTCAACTGGAGGGTTCATGTTCACAAGCGCCGAGGAGCTCCTGGCCTTCGTCAAGGAGGAGGGCATCGAGACAATCGACTGCCGCTTCTGCGACCTGCCGGGCGTGATGCAGCACTTCACCGTCCCGGCCGGCTCCTTCGGCCCTGAGGTTTTCACCGAGGGCCTGAGTTTCGACGGTTCCTCGATCGCTGGTTTCCAGAAGATCCACGAATCGGACATGACGCTGCTCCCTGACCCGACCAGCGCTTTCGTCGATCCGTTCCGCAAGTCGAGGACTCTCAACATCAACTTCTTCGTCCACGACCCCCTCACGAAGGAGCCCTACTCCCGCGACCCGCGCAACATCGCCCGCAAGGCCGAGGCCTACCTGATCTCCACGGGCATCGCGGAAACCGCCTTCTTCGCCCCCGAGGCCGAGTTCTATGTCTTCGACGACATCCGCTTCGACTCCACCCCCAACGCCTCCTACTACCACATCGACTCCGAGGCGGGGGCCTGGAACTCCGGTCGCGTGCAGGACGGCGGCAACCGGGGCTACAAGGTCAAGTACAAGGGCGGCTACTTCCCCGTGGCCCCGGTCGACCACTTCGGCGACCTGCGTGACGACATCGTCCGCCACATGGAGAACGCAGGCCTGGTGGTCGAGCGCGCCCACCACGAGTGCGGCACCGCAGGTCAGGCCGAGATCAACTGGCGATTCGACACCATGCTGAAATCCGCCGACGACGTGATGAAGTTCAAGTATCTCGTCAAGAACACCGCCTGGGAAGCAGGCAAGACCGCCACCTTCATGCCGAAGCCGATCTTCGGGGACAACGGCTCCGGGATGCACGTCCACTCCTCGCTGTGGAACGACGGAAAACCCTTGTTCTACGACGAGAACGGCTACGCAGGTCTGTCGGATATGGCCCGCTGGTACATCGGTGGCATCCTCAGGCATGCCCCCGCATTGCTGGCTTTCACCAACCCGAGCGTCAACTCTTTCCACCGGTTGGTTCCCGGCTTCGAGGCCCCCGTCAACTTGGTGTACTCGCAGCGCAACCGTTCCGCCTGCATCCGTATCCCGATCACCGGCGCCAATCCGAAGGCCAAGCGCATCGAATTCCGTTGCCCAGATCCATCGAGCAACCCCTACCTGGCCTTCGCCGCCATCCTGCTGGCAGGACTGGACGGCATCCAGAACCGCATCGAGCCTCCCACCCCCATCGACAAGGACCTCTACGAGTTGCCCCCCGAGGAGCATGCCGAGGTCCCCACCGTGCCAGCCAGCCTGAGCGCAGTACTGGATGCCCTGGAGGCGGATCACGAGTTCCTGTTGGCAGGCGATGTCTTCACACCCGATCTGATCGATACCTGGGTGGGGCTCAAGCGCGCCGAGATCCAGGCCATTGCCGTTCGGCCACATCCACACGAATTCGAGCTCTACTACGCCCTCTGAACTTCCAGGAAACGTAGGCTCACTCCGGTGAAGGCCAGAACAGCTCGTTTCGTCACCCCAATCGTTTTGATCCTGTGCTGGCTGCTGGCAGGTGGGATCGGCGGCCCGTTCTTCGGAAAGGTCAGCGAGGTTGCGCGCAATGACCAGGCGAGCTTCCTTCCAACCAACGCGGAGGCGACCGTCGTCGGGAATAGGTATCGCGATTTCGTGGGCAACGATCAGATCCCTGCCATCGCAGTGTTCACCGGGGAGAGTCCTCTGACGGAGGTTCAGACGCGGGCCATCATGGCCCTCGGGCAGGACCTGGGGACCATGGAGGGGGTGGCTGCTGTCTCGCCACCGATCACATCCGAGGATTCCATGGCAGCCCAGGTATTCATCGGGGTGGACGCGACGGCGAACGTCTCCAGAACCGTCAACTCCATCCGGGATGCGATCGCAGCGCATGACCTCGCAGGAACGGAATTCCACGTGACGGGCCCGGCTGGTTTTACCAGCGATCTCTCGCGGGCCTTCAGCGGGATCGACGGCCTGCTGCTGCTCGTGACCCTCAGCCTGGTGCTGGTGATCCTGGTGCTCGTCTACAGAGCCGTACTCCTCCCCTTCGTGGTGTTGTTGACGAGCGTCTTCGCCCTCGCTGTCGCCCTCCTGGCCAACTGGTGGCTAGCCAAATGGGGGGTACTGACCATCACAGGACAAACCCAGGGGATCCTCTTCATTCTGGTGATAGGCGCGGCCACGGACTACTCCTTGCTGTACACGGCCCGGTACCTGGAGGAGCTACGACGTCACGAATCGAGAACGGAAGCCACCCGGGCCGCTTTGCGCGGTGTCCTGGAGCCGATCCTCGCTTCCGGCGGCACCGTGATCGCCGGCTTGTTGTGCCTGTTGCTCAGCGATCTGGGTTCCAATCGCTCTTTGGGACCGGTGGCTGCCATAGGTGTGGCTTTTGCGGTGCTTGCCTCCCTGACCCTGCTCCCAAGCCTCACCCACCTGCTGGGCCGAGCCTCGTACTGGCCCCGGATGCCACGTTTCGATCCTGACCGCACGGATGAGGAACAGACCCACACCGGTGTGTACGCGAGAACCGGTCGGTTCGTTTCCAAGCGTCCCCGCGCCGTGTGGATTGCCTGCGTCATCTTGTTGGGCATCGGCGCCGCCTTCGTTCCCACCCTCAAAGCCGACGGAGTTCCCATCAGCAGCTTCGTACTGGGATCCTCCGACGCCCGAACAGGCCAGGAAAAGTTGGCGCACCACTTCCCGGGTGGGGCCGGCTCACCCGCCTATGTCTTGACCGCTGAGAACACTCTGCAATCAGTAGCAACCCAGCTGCTGGACAACGACGGGGTGGCCTCTGTCAGCGTCGTCTCGAAGGCCTCGCCCTCGGGTTCCGCGCCCGTCACGAAGGCGGGAATCCAGCCTGTAGGACGGCCAGGGACACCACCCCTGGCTCCCACCGTGGACAACGGCGAGGTCATGCTGCTGGCCACCCTGACCGCCACCGCCGACAGCGACGAGGCCATCGACATCGTCCGCGAGTTGCGGACAGAGCTGTCCGGAACCGCACGCATCGGAGGCGCCACCGCCACCGATCTGGACACCCGGACTACAACGGAGCACGACAGGGCCCTCATCATTCCTCTGGTTCTCACGGTAATCCTGGTCATCCTCGTCCTGCTGCTGCGCAGCCTGCTGACACCTGTACTGCTGGTGGCGACCACGGCCCTCAGCTTCGGGACCGCAATGGGGGTGGCTGCCGTCGTGTTCAATCACATACTGAACCTCCCGGGAGCAGATCCCTCGGTTCCGCTGTACGGGTTCGTCTTCCTGGTGGCCCTGGGAATCGACTACAACATTTTCCTCATGACACGGGTGCGCGAGGAGGCACTGGCGAATGGAACACGCGAGGGCATGTTGCGCGGACTGGCAGTCACGGGCGGGGTCATTACCTCAGCCGGCCTGGTGCTAGCGGCAACTTTCGCCGCACTGGCCGTCCTCCCGATCCTGTTCCTGCTGCAAATCGCCTTCATCGTCTCCTTCGGGGTGCTGCTAGACACCTTCGTCGTACGCACCCTGTTGGTTCCCGCCCTGGTCCAGGACATCGGCCCCACGGTGTGGTGGCCATCCCGATTGCTCAAGAACCGGCCCTGACCGCTCCTTGTACGGAAGCTGTTCTGGGCAAAGAATTACTCACCCTGTGAAACCGACGTGACGATCCTCAAGAACGGGCACCAGAACCTGATGTGCGCATTCAGATTCGTCGACGCGGCGTCACCACCGACCGCAAGCCAAGCATCCTGCAGCACCTCGAGGTCAAGGCGGGTGAGAAACAACCCATCACCCACCCGGTCTTAGCGAAACTAGCCGGACAGAGCACCATCCTGCTGGCGGACGCTGGCAAAGCGAATCTGAACCATTTCCAGCGCTTCACCGGCCTCAAGAAGGTTTCTTTCCTCATCCCGACTCCTGCCTCGAAGATGAAACCACCGAGGCATTCGACAGCGCAGGCTTGGAGGTGGCCCGCACATGATCACTACCCTGACACCGAACCCGAGCATTGACCGCACCATGCTTGTGGAAAACCTGCTGCCGGGCGAAGTAAACCGAGCCGCCAGTAGCCGAACCGACCCAGGCGGCAAAGGGGTGAATGTGGCCCGCGCCCTGATCCGCAACGGCCATCCCGCCCGTGCCATACTCCCCTTGGGCGGCCCGGACGGTGAGCTGCTGGCCTCCCTGCTGCAGAACGCCGGGGTTCCTTTCGACGCCATCCCCATCGCAGGGACCACACGGACCAACATGGCCATCGTCGATCCCACAGGGACCACCACCAAGGTGAACGAACCGGGTCCTGAGTTGTCCCGCAACGAGGTGAACCGACTCGCAAACGCTGTGGGCAGGGCAGCCGGACCCGTGGTGCTGTGCGGAAGCCTGCCACCCGGTACACATGACTCGTTCCTGGCGGAAATAATCGCCGGCCACCCCGGCAGGGTTGCCGTCGATACATCCGGAGCCCCGCTGGCCGCCGCAGTAACGGCCAAACCCTGGCTGATCAAACCCAACCGGGAGGAACTCGCTGAGCTAACCGGTCGAGAACTCCCCACCCTGCGAGCTGTAGTCGACGCCGCCCGCGAACTGTTAGCGAACGGAGTCGGAGTGGTCGTGGTGAGCCTGGGCTCCGACGGTGCCCTGTGGGTGGACCCCAATGTCATCCACCACGCCAAGGCAACCGTCACCGAGCCACGTTCCACTGTGGGTGCCGGTGACTGCCTGCTGGCGGGAGTCCTCAGCGCCCTCACATCAGGGAACGACCCAGCAACCGCGCTGAGCCGGGGAGTCGCCTGGGGGGCTGCCGCGGTTGCTCTACCCGGCAGCGCCGTGCCGGGACCCACGGACGTCACGACCGTGGCAGTCACGAGCACTCATGAACCAGACCTGGAAACCGTACTCGCCGACTGAGCGAAGACGATCAGGGCAATGAGTGACCCAGCATGCGAAACCCACGGCCCTCGCACATGAATCGCCGTAAAACCCAGAGCTTCGGCAAAGTCGTGGTGCCTGGGGTGTGACTAGGTGTGATGGGGGCGTGGAGCCTGCGGATTCTGGGATGATGAGGGTTCCTACATACCTTGTCATCACCGAGAAATCACGCGGCCCCATGCGTGTGCTCATCATCTCTCACCATGCCTGTCTGCGGCCAGTCGCTGCTGGGTGTGTTCGCCACCATCGCTGTCCCTCGGGGACGTCGTGGTCGCCGCCACGACCTGGCCGGGGTTCTTGCCATCGCCACAGCGGCGGTGTGTGCCGGTGCGAGCAGCCTGGTCGCGATTGCCGAGTGGGCCGCTGATGTTGGCCGCGATCTCCTGGCCACGTCAGGGCTGCTGCGCCCGGGGCGTCGAGTACCGTCGGAATCCACGATCCGCCGAATCCTCCAAGCCCTCGACGCCGACGAACTATCCGCGATGGTCGGGGCGTGGCTGCTGGCCCGTGACGCCACCCGATGGAAGGGTCGCATGGTGGTGGCGGTCGACGGTAAAACCTTGCGTGGAGCGAAAACTCGTGACATGGCCGCGCCGCATCTGCTGGCCGCTGTCACCCGCGGCGGGATCGTGGCCGGACAACACCAGCTCCCCGCGAAGACCGGCGAGATCGCCGCCCTGCCGGTTCTGCAGGGATTCCCTGTCAAGCAGCAAGATCGTTGTCACCGCTGATGCGTTGCACAC from Arachnia propionica encodes the following:
- a CDS encoding MMPL family transporter, with amino-acid sequence MKARTARFVTPIVLILCWLLAGGIGGPFFGKVSEVARNDQASFLPTNAEATVVGNRYRDFVGNDQIPAIAVFTGESPLTEVQTRAIMALGQDLGTMEGVAAVSPPITSEDSMAAQVFIGVDATANVSRTVNSIRDAIAAHDLAGTEFHVTGPAGFTSDLSRAFSGIDGLLLLVTLSLVLVILVLVYRAVLLPFVVLLTSVFALAVALLANWWLAKWGVLTITGQTQGILFILVIGAATDYSLLYTARYLEELRRHESRTEATRAALRGVLEPILASGGTVIAGLLCLLLSDLGSNRSLGPVAAIGVAFAVLASLTLLPSLTHLLGRASYWPRMPRFDPDRTDEEQTHTGVYARTGRFVSKRPRAVWIACVILLGIGAAFVPTLKADGVPISSFVLGSSDARTGQEKLAHHFPGGAGSPAYVLTAENTLQSVATQLLDNDGVASVSVVSKASPSGSAPVTKAGIQPVGRPGTPPLAPTVDNGEVMLLATLTATADSDEAIDIVRELRTELSGTARIGGATATDLDTRTTTEHDRALIIPLVLTVILVILVLLLRSLLTPVLLVATTALSFGTAMGVAAVVFNHILNLPGADPSVPLYGFVFLVALGIDYNIFLMTRVREEALANGTREGMLRGLAVTGGVITSAGLVLAATFAALAVLPILFLLQIAFIVSFGVLLDTFVVRTLLVPALVQDIGPTVWWPSRLLKNRP
- a CDS encoding transposase family protein is translated as MPVCGQSLLGVFATIAVPRGRRGRRHDLAGVLAIATAAVCAGASSLVAIAEWAADVGRDLLATSGLLRPGRRVPSESTIRRILQALDADELSAMVGAWLLARDATRWKGRMVVAVDGKTLRGAKTRDMAAPHLLAAVTRGGIVAGQHQLPAKTGEIAALPVLQGFPVKQQDRCHR
- the glnA gene encoding type I glutamate--ammonia ligase, whose amino-acid sequence is MFTSAEELLAFVKEEGIETIDCRFCDLPGVMQHFTVPAGSFGPEVFTEGLSFDGSSIAGFQKIHESDMTLLPDPTSAFVDPFRKSRTLNINFFVHDPLTKEPYSRDPRNIARKAEAYLISTGIAETAFFAPEAEFYVFDDIRFDSTPNASYYHIDSEAGAWNSGRVQDGGNRGYKVKYKGGYFPVAPVDHFGDLRDDIVRHMENAGLVVERAHHECGTAGQAEINWRFDTMLKSADDVMKFKYLVKNTAWEAGKTATFMPKPIFGDNGSGMHVHSSLWNDGKPLFYDENGYAGLSDMARWYIGGILRHAPALLAFTNPSVNSFHRLVPGFEAPVNLVYSQRNRSACIRIPITGANPKAKRIEFRCPDPSSNPYLAFAAILLAGLDGIQNRIEPPTPIDKDLYELPPEEHAEVPTVPASLSAVLDALEADHEFLLAGDVFTPDLIDTWVGLKRAEIQAIAVRPHPHEFELYYAL
- a CDS encoding TetR family transcriptional regulator, with the translated sequence MPGGSKSERTKLRIQQAAARLFASRSFETVSTRAIAKEAGVDAALIHHYFGSKEGLFQAVLNAAIRPEQLEALVVSESPEDWGRQLVRAADKVWTSPAAPALKAVVRRVLVGHEGMLREFVTRSLLNRFLSHIKGPETERRLRASLIGSQMSGLVIARHIVGIEPLASLSSDEVADLIGPVLQHYITGSLHKDSL
- the pfkB gene encoding 1-phosphofructokinase, translated to MITTLTPNPSIDRTMLVENLLPGEVNRAASSRTDPGGKGVNVARALIRNGHPARAILPLGGPDGELLASLLQNAGVPFDAIPIAGTTRTNMAIVDPTGTTTKVNEPGPELSRNEVNRLANAVGRAAGPVVLCGSLPPGTHDSFLAEIIAGHPGRVAVDTSGAPLAAAVTAKPWLIKPNREELAELTGRELPTLRAVVDAARELLANGVGVVVVSLGSDGALWVDPNVIHHAKATVTEPRSTVGAGDCLLAGVLSALTSGNDPATALSRGVAWGAAAVALPGSAVPGPTDVTTVAVTSTHEPDLETVLAD